In Candidatus Eisenbacteria bacterium, the following are encoded in one genomic region:
- the pheS gene encoding phenylalanine--tRNA ligase subunit alpha → DRHNFGALNMPEGHPARATTDTFYLRPDVLLRTHTSSVQIRVMESQTPPVRIICPGRAYRNEAVDATHNFEFHQIEGLYVDEDVSLADLKGTLDRFLKEFFGPETELRFSPSYFPFVEPGAQVEIRCFFCGGKGCNVCGPLSGGWLEVLGAGMVHPNVFRSVGYDPERWTGFAFGAGIERLVMLRHGVPDIRLFYESDVRFLHQF, encoded by the coding sequence ATGACCGGCACAATTTCGGCGCGCTCAACATGCCCGAGGGCCATCCCGCCCGGGCGACGACGGACACGTTCTATCTGAGACCCGACGTGCTCCTCCGGACCCATACCTCCTCGGTGCAGATCCGCGTCATGGAATCCCAAACGCCCCCGGTGCGGATCATCTGCCCCGGCCGCGCGTACCGGAACGAGGCGGTGGACGCGACGCACAACTTCGAGTTCCACCAGATCGAAGGACTGTACGTCGACGAGGACGTGAGCCTGGCGGACCTCAAAGGGACGCTGGACCGGTTCCTGAAAGAATTCTTCGGGCCGGAGACGGAGCTTCGCTTCTCGCCTTCCTATTTCCCGTTCGTGGAGCCGGGCGCGCAGGTGGAGATCCGCTGCTTCTTCTGCGGTGGCAAGGGGTGCAACGTTTGTGGTCCGCTCTCGGGGGGCTGGCTCGAGGTGCTCGGCGCGGGCATGGTCCATCCGAACGTGTTCCGCTCCGTGGGCTACGATCCTGAGCGCTGGACCGGGTTCGCGTTCGGCGCGGGGATCGAGCGGCTGGTCATGCTGCGCCACGGCGTTCCCGACATCCGTCTCTTCTACGAAAGCGACGTCCGCTTCCTCCACCAGTTTTAG